Proteins encoded by one window of Halosolutus amylolyticus:
- a CDS encoding DUF192 domain-containing protein encodes MALERVWKGLLVIGACSIVLVLLVQGGVVSAPWSPDEGEVRVVDDEDDEEPKAVVEVEVADTRSERYTGLSDHDSLEPGTGMLFVHEREGDRTYVMREMDFDIDIIFIDADREITTIAHARAPEPGEDGEDLEYSGEAKWVLEVPRGYANETGIEVGDEVEIDLESNEVSVTAVAPSEPRADAIESAVADPIGEQTYFDS; translated from the coding sequence ATGGCCCTCGAACGCGTCTGGAAGGGGCTGCTCGTGATCGGAGCCTGTTCGATCGTCCTCGTGCTCCTCGTGCAGGGCGGCGTCGTCTCCGCCCCGTGGAGCCCGGACGAGGGCGAGGTGCGCGTGGTCGACGACGAAGACGACGAGGAACCCAAGGCAGTCGTCGAGGTCGAGGTCGCCGACACGCGGAGCGAGCGCTACACCGGGCTGAGCGATCACGACTCGCTCGAACCGGGGACCGGGATGCTGTTCGTCCACGAACGCGAGGGCGATCGCACGTACGTCATGCGGGAGATGGACTTCGATATCGACATCATCTTCATCGACGCCGATCGGGAGATCACGACGATCGCGCACGCGCGGGCCCCCGAACCCGGCGAGGACGGCGAGGACCTCGAGTATAGCGGGGAGGCGAAGTGGGTTCTCGAGGTGCCACGCGGCTACGCGAACGAGACGGGGATCGAGGTCGGCGACGAGGTCGAGATCGACCTCGAGTCGAACGAGGTGAGCGTCACGGCGGTCGCCCCGTCGGAGCCGCGAGCGGACGCGATCGAGTCGGCCGTGGCCGACCCGATCGGCGAGCAGACGTATTTCGATTCGTAG
- a CDS encoding Eco57I restriction-modification methylase domain-containing protein, whose translation MTQQRLTAADVRGWDSLREIAESFAARGLEVRSTPGERTRFACRCDDEALGLVVAGPNESATAFGPDRGGRRTNLVAAHDFERFTVVARDRRRTDQRHGRFGIRTLSFTKSGFGREAERADAILERLNAIGEGSTRLAETLFDTRAVVEEFTREFEALRTDLVEAVSGIPDDRGDAKRRYVQVVLDRLLFLAVLQAKGVLDGSERYLHDRPATVVDEGTDRYEAFFRPLFDCLAGDEHDPAFGRLPSIDGGLFARASVERAFDDVGLGSSPTETNALLDEVLAFLSEWNWAVDERVAAAGPKTLTPAILGRVYERTVTQKELGAYYTPDEITGFVARRTIHPALLDRLSEAVDAAYESIDEVFGFTGEAASDADVTVDGGATTPPVPIEHVTTTHVETLYHDVLWETRVLDPAVGSGAFLLAAQDVLLDVAVQCLEFFRRLEREGRGDALEPRTRDELATIDADGGTPSLHAKRAIVRHCLHGVDVDDGAVEVCKRRLWLSMVADVEGAPGEIEALPDIDDSIRQGNALVGVTDLAEREGDASATIDGGDGDGNEEREAAGDRPSPSRAELDGRVLADFHDAGLEDVTRADLTDHSPFHWPLEFPAVAAAGGFDVVVGNPPWDVVAPDREEYFARFDEGFRTRSPSEKDAVQERLLDDPAVTDGWAAYQERLATRAAYFNGSSQYVLQNPDVGGTAVGTDNDLSMLFLERVFEVASDESYVGQLLPGTVFVGAAGADLRTHLLEETSLRQVVLFENRGIFPDVDSRYKFGIAVCETGSRTDRFESIYRKGDLDVLGRIEESAVTVPRSVLTEYSPNAGLFPLVESETQAAVLRSLVAHPSLSDDAPGWRVTPYRELDRNRDRDRYVESEAAGAYPVYGGSNVYQYSYSPDVVADLASPTLWSVAEDRDPERSAKRRIREKALRSRDPELGLKKALYEAFDGTGPQRAFVDALLERERGRPLSLDDVKLDCSAYRLVFRNITNSTNERTMICAVVPKGVVCHHGLNTIRPYTFDIDRDALSESPLHSVYERVFTDRELFVALGLLNSLPFDYLMRTKIEENLVSYKLTESQVPRLTASNDWFEYISERAARLNCYGPAFAEMRDRLGGIDPVTDRRGRTELQAEIDAAACHAYGLSRREAAVVRDSFHRVSDPRIMTDAYFDLVGTTYDRLASAGPFP comes from the coding sequence GTGACCCAGCAGCGGCTCACCGCGGCTGACGTCCGGGGATGGGATTCGCTCCGGGAGATCGCCGAGTCGTTCGCGGCGCGTGGTCTCGAGGTTCGATCGACGCCCGGCGAACGGACGCGCTTTGCCTGCCGGTGCGACGACGAGGCGCTCGGTCTCGTCGTGGCCGGACCGAACGAGTCGGCGACGGCGTTCGGTCCCGACCGGGGCGGTCGGCGGACGAATCTCGTCGCGGCCCACGATTTCGAGCGGTTCACCGTCGTCGCGCGCGATCGGCGGCGGACCGACCAGCGCCACGGTCGATTCGGGATCCGGACGCTCTCGTTCACGAAATCGGGGTTCGGGCGGGAGGCCGAGCGCGCCGACGCGATCCTCGAACGACTCAACGCGATCGGAGAGGGTTCGACGAGACTCGCCGAGACGCTGTTCGACACGCGCGCGGTCGTCGAGGAGTTTACCCGGGAGTTCGAGGCGCTGCGGACCGACCTCGTGGAGGCGGTCTCGGGGATTCCGGACGATCGCGGCGACGCGAAACGGCGGTACGTCCAGGTGGTCCTCGATCGGTTGCTCTTTCTCGCCGTCCTCCAGGCGAAGGGGGTGCTCGACGGGTCCGAACGGTATCTCCACGATCGGCCCGCGACCGTCGTCGACGAGGGGACGGATCGGTACGAGGCGTTCTTCCGGCCGCTCTTCGACTGCCTCGCCGGCGACGAGCACGACCCCGCGTTCGGACGACTCCCATCCATCGACGGCGGGTTGTTCGCCAGGGCGTCGGTCGAACGGGCGTTCGACGACGTTGGGCTGGGCTCGTCCCCGACGGAGACGAACGCGCTCCTCGACGAGGTGCTCGCGTTCCTCTCCGAGTGGAACTGGGCGGTCGACGAGCGGGTCGCCGCCGCCGGCCCGAAGACGCTCACCCCCGCGATTCTGGGACGGGTTTACGAGCGGACGGTTACCCAGAAGGAACTGGGCGCGTACTACACGCCCGACGAAATCACCGGCTTCGTGGCACGCCGGACGATCCATCCCGCCCTCCTCGATCGACTCTCGGAGGCCGTCGACGCGGCGTACGAGTCGATCGACGAGGTGTTCGGCTTCACCGGAGAGGCGGCCAGTGACGCCGATGTGACCGTCGACGGGGGAGCGACGACGCCCCCAGTTCCGATCGAGCACGTGACGACGACTCACGTCGAGACGCTCTATCACGACGTGCTGTGGGAGACGCGGGTCCTGGATCCGGCGGTCGGGAGCGGCGCGTTCCTCCTCGCTGCACAGGACGTCCTGCTCGACGTCGCCGTCCAGTGTCTCGAGTTCTTCCGGCGCCTCGAGCGCGAGGGGCGCGGCGACGCGCTCGAGCCCCGGACGCGGGACGAACTGGCGACGATCGATGCCGACGGCGGCACCCCCTCGTTGCACGCGAAGCGCGCGATCGTTCGCCACTGCCTCCACGGCGTGGACGTCGACGACGGGGCCGTCGAGGTCTGCAAACGCCGTCTCTGGCTGTCGATGGTCGCCGACGTCGAGGGCGCGCCGGGGGAGATCGAGGCCCTGCCCGACATCGATGACAGCATTCGGCAGGGAAACGCCCTCGTCGGCGTCACCGATCTCGCCGAGCGAGAGGGGGACGCGTCGGCCACGATCGATGGGGGCGACGGCGACGGGAACGAGGAGCGCGAAGCGGCGGGCGATCGGCCGTCTCCCTCACGCGCCGAACTCGACGGGCGGGTGCTCGCGGACTTCCACGACGCGGGACTCGAGGACGTCACCCGCGCGGACCTCACCGATCACTCCCCGTTCCACTGGCCGCTCGAGTTCCCGGCGGTGGCCGCCGCGGGTGGCTTCGACGTCGTCGTCGGCAACCCGCCCTGGGACGTCGTCGCACCCGACCGCGAGGAGTACTTCGCGAGGTTCGACGAGGGGTTTCGAACCCGATCGCCGTCCGAGAAAGACGCCGTCCAGGAGCGACTCCTGGACGATCCCGCGGTCACCGACGGCTGGGCGGCCTACCAGGAGCGACTTGCGACCCGGGCGGCCTACTTCAACGGCAGTTCGCAGTACGTCCTGCAGAACCCCGACGTCGGCGGTACCGCCGTCGGCACCGACAACGACCTCTCGATGCTGTTCCTGGAACGCGTCTTCGAGGTGGCGAGCGACGAGTCGTACGTCGGCCAACTCCTCCCGGGAACCGTCTTCGTCGGGGCCGCGGGGGCCGACCTTCGTACGCACCTGCTCGAGGAGACGTCGCTCCGGCAGGTCGTCCTCTTCGAGAACCGAGGCATCTTTCCGGACGTCGACAGCCGGTACAAGTTCGGTATCGCCGTCTGCGAGACCGGCAGCCGCACCGATCGATTCGAGTCGATCTACCGGAAAGGCGACCTCGACGTGCTCGGGCGCATCGAGGAGTCGGCAGTCACTGTCCCCCGGTCGGTCCTGACCGAGTACTCGCCGAACGCGGGGCTGTTCCCGCTGGTCGAATCGGAGACCCAGGCCGCCGTCCTTCGCAGCCTCGTTGCCCATCCGTCACTCTCCGACGACGCCCCGGGGTGGAGGGTGACCCCGTACCGGGAACTCGATCGCAACAGGGACCGTGACCGCTACGTCGAATCCGAAGCGGCGGGCGCGTATCCGGTCTACGGCGGATCGAACGTCTACCAGTACAGCTATTCCCCCGACGTCGTCGCGGACCTGGCGTCGCCGACGCTGTGGAGCGTCGCCGAAGACCGCGACCCGGAGCGAAGCGCCAAACGCCGAATTCGGGAGAAAGCGCTCCGGTCCCGGGACCCCGAGCTGGGCCTCAAGAAGGCACTCTACGAGGCGTTCGACGGAACGGGGCCACAGCGGGCGTTCGTGGACGCCCTCCTCGAACGGGAACGCGGACGGCCGCTCTCGCTCGACGACGTCAAACTCGACTGCAGCGCGTATCGCCTCGTCTTCCGGAACATCACGAACTCGACGAACGAGCGAACGATGATCTGTGCGGTCGTTCCGAAGGGGGTCGTCTGCCACCACGGGCTCAACACGATCCGCCCGTACACGTTCGACATCGATCGGGACGCCCTTTCGGAATCCCCCCTGCACTCGGTCTACGAGCGCGTGTTCACCGATCGCGAACTGTTTGTCGCGCTCGGACTCCTGAACAGTCTCCCCTTCGACTACCTGATGCGGACGAAGATCGAGGAGAACCTCGTCTCGTACAAACTGACCGAGTCACAGGTGCCGCGTCTGACCGCGAGTAACGACTGGTTCGAGTACATCTCGGAGCGCGCCGCGCGCCTCAACTGTTACGGCCCGGCGTTCGCGGAGATGCGTGACCGTCTCGGGGGTATCGACCCGGTAACCGATCGCCGGGGCCGCACCGAACTGCAGGCCGAGATCGACGCGGCGGCCTGTCACGCCTACGGCCTCTCCCGGCGCGAGGCGGCGGTCGTCCGCGATTCCTTCCACCGGGTGTCCGACCCACGGATCATGACGGACGCGTACTTCGACCTGGTGGGGACGACGTACGATCGCCTCGCGTCGGCCGGGCCGTTCCCCTGA
- a CDS encoding DUF7344 domain-containing protein, with translation MEALASDEGETELSADTILELLANRRRRYLLYALRGQDGPIELSTIAEQVAGWEHDVPPDEVAKNEYKSVYVSSVQCHVPKLADAGVVDHDEENHTVVLSDNFEQLEPYLRVVVKDEPENSTLHAALEAESEEGLLGQIRENVARLKH, from the coding sequence ATGGAAGCACTTGCCTCGGACGAGGGGGAGACAGAACTCTCGGCCGACACCATTCTGGAGCTCCTGGCGAACCGCCGCCGGCGATATCTCCTCTACGCCCTCAGGGGGCAAGACGGCCCGATCGAGCTGTCGACGATCGCCGAACAGGTCGCCGGCTGGGAACACGACGTGCCGCCGGACGAAGTCGCGAAAAACGAGTACAAGAGCGTCTACGTCTCGTCCGTCCAGTGCCACGTCCCGAAACTCGCCGACGCGGGCGTCGTCGATCACGACGAGGAGAACCACACCGTCGTGCTCTCGGACAACTTCGAACAGCTCGAACCGTACCTTCGCGTCGTGGTCAAGGACGAACCCGAAAACTCGACGCTGCACGCCGCCCTCGAAGCAGAATCCGAGGAGGGGCTCCTCGGCCAGATTCGCGAGAACGTCGCGCGACTCAAGCACTGA
- a CDS encoding ATP-grasp domain-containing protein gives MTDGGPRIGIVTGTRAPELTDDGRAVASELRDRGYEAEPVIWSESGVDWSRFDGLVVRSCWQYYEDPDAFRAWLGTVERNGVVVVNPPDVIRWNVHKFYLRDLETAGVSVVPTAYVDRGADVDLGTVLARNDWTDAVIKPAIGTSSSGVWRASTPIGPDAADRFEAQRAERDLLVQQFAPEVLDGELSLIFFGGAYSHANRSVPADDDFRAHPDFGVSTAAIDPAADLVAQARTVLEAAANVHSIDPSELTYARVDGVERGGSFELIELELIEPYLGLSRTDGALDRFVDAIDAALCRRSDSIARALS, from the coding sequence ATGACTGACGGAGGACCGCGGATCGGCATCGTGACCGGGACGAGGGCACCCGAACTGACCGACGACGGGCGCGCCGTCGCGTCGGAACTCCGCGATCGGGGGTACGAAGCCGAACCCGTGATCTGGAGCGAGTCGGGGGTGGACTGGTCGCGGTTCGACGGCCTCGTCGTTCGATCGTGCTGGCAGTACTACGAGGACCCGGACGCGTTCCGCGCGTGGCTCGGGACGGTCGAGCGAAACGGCGTCGTCGTGGTCAATCCCCCAGACGTGATCCGGTGGAACGTCCACAAGTTCTACCTGCGGGACCTCGAGACGGCCGGCGTCTCCGTCGTCCCGACCGCGTACGTCGATCGGGGTGCAGACGTCGACCTCGGGACGGTGCTGGCCCGGAACGACTGGACGGACGCCGTAATCAAACCGGCGATCGGGACCAGTTCCAGCGGCGTCTGGCGGGCCTCGACGCCGATCGGACCGGACGCAGCGGACCGATTCGAGGCCCAGCGCGCCGAACGCGATCTCCTGGTCCAGCAGTTCGCACCCGAGGTACTCGACGGTGAACTCTCGCTGATCTTCTTCGGGGGCGCGTACAGTCACGCCAACCGGAGCGTGCCGGCAGACGACGACTTCAGGGCGCATCCGGATTTCGGCGTCTCCACCGCGGCGATCGATCCGGCGGCCGATCTCGTCGCCCAGGCCCGAACTGTCCTGGAGGCCGCCGCTAACGTCCACTCGATCGACCCGTCGGAATTGACCTACGCCCGCGTCGACGGGGTCGAGCGAGGCGGGTCGTTCGAACTGATAGAACTCGAACTGATCGAACCGTACCTTGGTCTCTCGCGGACCGACGGCGCGCTCGATCGGTTCGTCGACGCGATCGACGCGGCACTGTGTCGTCGCTCCGACTCGATCGCCCGCGCCCTGTCGTGA
- a CDS encoding DUF7577 domain-containing protein, giving the protein MVAPGQLYAAVILVLLLFALGVSIPVLARIFREGLERRRKWKNGEIERYTEDEEYDRGPAAPLEEDAAERTRLTCRHCGAKNDPAFRYCGRCAAPL; this is encoded by the coding sequence GTGGTCGCTCCCGGACAGCTCTACGCCGCGGTGATACTGGTCCTCTTGCTGTTCGCGTTAGGGGTCAGCATCCCGGTTCTCGCCCGGATCTTCCGGGAGGGGCTCGAGCGACGGCGCAAGTGGAAGAACGGGGAGATCGAACGCTACACCGAAGACGAGGAGTACGACCGGGGCCCCGCCGCTCCGCTCGAGGAGGACGCGGCGGAGCGGACGCGCCTGACGTGTCGTCACTGTGGTGCGAAAAACGACCCCGCGTTTCGGTACTGTGGTCGCTGTGCAGCGCCGCTGTGA
- a CDS encoding 2Fe-2S iron-sulfur cluster-binding protein has product MPTVQFRGQRIDCDEGEILRDVLLEAGESPHNGMADTVNCRGKATCGTCAVAVDGAVSDPTDREQQRLSFPPHDPDRGLRLACQTRVEGDVTVTKYPGFWGQKIEETD; this is encoded by the coding sequence ATGCCGACGGTTCAGTTCCGCGGCCAACGAATCGACTGTGACGAGGGGGAGATCCTCCGTGACGTGCTTCTCGAGGCCGGCGAGAGTCCGCACAACGGGATGGCCGATACCGTGAACTGCCGCGGGAAGGCCACCTGTGGGACGTGTGCCGTCGCGGTCGACGGGGCGGTCAGCGACCCCACCGATCGGGAGCAACAGCGACTTTCGTTCCCGCCGCACGATCCCGACCGCGGCCTCCGACTGGCCTGTCAGACCCGGGTCGAGGGCGACGTCACGGTGACCAAATATCCCGGATTCTGGGGACAGAAGATCGAGGAGACGGACTGA
- a CDS encoding YbhB/YbcL family Raf kinase inhibitor-like protein — translation MPEQYGYEAENVNPPLSIESVPEDVDSLALIVDDPDAVEPAGEVWTHWLVWNVPPDTTTIPEDWEVEDAAEGTNDFGEVGYGGPNPPDAEHRYRFKLFALETTLDLPPETDADGLAEAMDGHVIAATKLDGTYPA, via the coding sequence ATTCCCGAGCAATACGGCTACGAGGCCGAGAACGTTAATCCGCCGCTATCTATCGAGTCAGTCCCCGAGGATGTCGACTCGCTCGCACTGATCGTGGACGATCCGGACGCGGTCGAACCGGCCGGGGAGGTGTGGACGCACTGGCTCGTCTGGAACGTCCCGCCCGACACGACGACGATTCCGGAGGACTGGGAGGTTGAGGACGCCGCGGAGGGGACGAACGACTTCGGCGAGGTCGGCTACGGGGGGCCAAATCCGCCGGACGCGGAACACCGCTACCGGTTCAAACTCTTCGCGCTGGAGACGACGCTCGACCTGCCACCCGAAACGGACGCCGACGGCCTCGCGGAAGCCATGGACGGCCACGTGATCGCGGCGACGAAACTCGACGGGACGTACCCGGCCTGA
- a CDS encoding aldo/keto reductase: MSSDTIANESDTFEIGETTVHRLGFGAMRLCGDEIIGPPEDEERAREMLRQAIDLGVDFVDTADSYGPGVSERLIGETIGDRDDVLVATKAGLLRNRSGEWIAHGDPDYVRNQVLASLDRLRTDTIDLYQFHRPDPDTPFEDSVQTFAELQDDGLVRSVGVSNVSVEQLETAREHVDVATVQNRYNVADRSNADVLEVCDEHDIGFIPWAPIDGDDLAEHGDRLDDVAENHDATRRQVALAWLLERSDVVLPIPGTSDPAHLESNLAASQVSLTDDEVQAITGAAD; this comes from the coding sequence GTGAGCAGCGACACCATCGCGAATGAGAGCGACACGTTCGAGATCGGTGAAACGACCGTCCATCGCCTCGGATTCGGAGCGATGCGCCTCTGTGGTGACGAGATCATCGGCCCGCCCGAGGACGAGGAGCGAGCGCGCGAGATGCTCCGGCAGGCGATCGACCTGGGCGTCGACTTCGTCGACACGGCCGACTCCTACGGCCCCGGCGTGAGCGAACGCCTCATCGGCGAGACGATCGGCGATCGCGACGACGTGCTGGTCGCGACGAAGGCCGGTCTCCTGCGCAACCGATCGGGCGAGTGGATCGCCCACGGCGATCCGGACTACGTCCGGAACCAGGTGCTGGCGTCGCTCGATCGGCTCCGGACCGACACGATCGACCTCTACCAGTTCCACCGCCCCGATCCGGACACGCCGTTCGAGGACTCCGTACAGACGTTCGCCGAACTCCAGGACGACGGCCTCGTCCGCTCCGTCGGCGTCAGCAACGTCTCCGTCGAGCAACTCGAGACGGCCCGCGAGCACGTCGACGTCGCCACCGTCCAGAACCGGTACAACGTGGCCGATCGGTCGAACGCGGACGTCCTCGAGGTCTGTGACGAACACGACATCGGATTCATTCCGTGGGCTCCGATCGACGGCGACGACCTCGCCGAACACGGCGACCGCCTCGACGACGTCGCCGAGAACCACGACGCGACGCGACGACAGGTCGCGCTGGCGTGGCTGCTGGAGCGATCGGACGTCGTGCTCCCGATCCCGGGGACGTCGGATCCGGCCCACCTCGAGTCGAACCTCGCGGCCTCGCAGGTGTCGCTGACCGACGACGAGGTGCAGGCGATCACCGGGGCGGCGGACTGA
- a CDS encoding alpha/beta fold hydrolase, whose protein sequence is MVAVDDVELEHGLARVNGVKIHYVTAGDADGPPLVLLHGWPQTWYEWRAVIPDLAQEYTVIAPDLRGLGDSGTPRSGYDKDTVATDVRELVAHLGHDAVLLVGHDWGMSTAYAYAAQYRDEVRALAVLDAGLPGINEEHKRRLWHTRFHSVPDLPEQLVAGRERLYLSWFFKEGAYDPSAIDADARDEYVRCYAQPGGLRGGFEYYRAYETDAEHNQRHAEDPLSIPVLALGGTESFGELPIRDMEAVAEVVDGEVVDRAGHWIPEERPGWLVDRLTSFFGDAT, encoded by the coding sequence ATGGTCGCAGTCGACGACGTCGAACTCGAACACGGGCTGGCCCGGGTCAACGGGGTCAAGATCCACTACGTTACCGCCGGCGACGCCGACGGCCCGCCGCTGGTCCTGCTCCACGGCTGGCCACAGACCTGGTACGAGTGGCGTGCGGTCATCCCGGATCTCGCGCAGGAATACACCGTCATCGCCCCCGACCTCCGCGGTCTCGGCGATTCGGGTACGCCCCGATCGGGCTACGACAAGGACACCGTCGCGACGGACGTCCGGGAACTCGTCGCCCACCTCGGCCACGACGCCGTCCTGCTCGTCGGCCACGACTGGGGGATGTCGACGGCCTACGCCTACGCCGCCCAGTACCGCGACGAGGTGCGCGCGCTGGCCGTTCTCGACGCCGGCCTGCCGGGAATCAACGAGGAGCACAAGCGACGGCTCTGGCACACGCGCTTCCACAGCGTTCCCGACCTGCCCGAGCAACTCGTCGCAGGCCGGGAGCGGCTGTACCTCTCGTGGTTCTTCAAGGAGGGCGCGTACGATCCGTCGGCGATCGACGCCGACGCCCGGGACGAGTACGTCCGCTGTTACGCCCAGCCTGGCGGCCTCCGCGGCGGCTTCGAGTACTACCGGGCCTACGAGACGGACGCCGAGCACAACCAGCGCCACGCCGAGGACCCGCTCTCGATCCCCGTCCTCGCGCTGGGCGGGACGGAGTCGTTCGGCGAATTACCGATCCGGGACATGGAGGCCGTGGCCGAGGTCGTCGACGGCGAAGTCGTCGATCGGGCCGGCCACTGGATCCCCGAGGAGCGGCCCGGGTGGCTGGTCGATCGGCTGACGTCGTTCTTCGGGGACGCGACGTAA
- a CDS encoding aldo/keto reductase has protein sequence MNHRRLGSTGYDVSEVGLGTWNIGGDWGEVSDETGRDVVRAALDADIDFIDTADVYGDGRSERHIGRVLDERDAHDDVVVATKAGRRLDPHEADRYTYDTLSAHVDRSREYLGEDTLDLLQLHCPPTEAYYQPSTFEALERLRDEGKIAYAGVSVEKVEEALKAIEYDVVETVQIIFNPFRQRPTELFFEQARKEDVGVIVRVPYASGLLTGALDREQSFPEDDHRNFNREGEAFDVGETFAGVPYETGHDAVEALETHVPESLSVAEFTLRWILDHEAVSTVIPGTTSPEHVRANAAVSDLESLSNQAHGATRDVYERHVAEHVHHRW, from the coding sequence ATGAATCATCGACGACTCGGTTCGACCGGGTACGACGTCTCGGAGGTCGGACTCGGCACGTGGAACATCGGCGGGGACTGGGGCGAGGTCTCGGACGAAACCGGTCGCGACGTCGTTCGCGCCGCCCTCGACGCGGATATCGACTTCATCGACACCGCGGACGTCTACGGCGACGGCCGCAGCGAGCGACACATCGGCCGCGTGCTCGACGAACGCGACGCGCACGACGACGTCGTCGTCGCGACGAAGGCCGGCCGACGGCTCGACCCGCACGAGGCGGATCGGTACACGTACGACACCCTCTCCGCGCACGTCGATCGGAGCCGCGAGTACCTCGGCGAGGACACGCTGGATCTCCTGCAATTGCACTGTCCGCCGACCGAGGCGTACTACCAACCGTCGACGTTCGAGGCCCTCGAACGGCTCCGAGACGAGGGGAAGATCGCCTACGCCGGCGTCAGCGTCGAGAAAGTCGAGGAGGCGCTCAAGGCGATCGAGTACGACGTCGTGGAAACGGTCCAGATCATCTTCAATCCGTTCCGCCAGCGCCCGACGGAGTTGTTCTTCGAACAGGCCAGGAAAGAAGACGTCGGCGTCATCGTCCGCGTCCCGTACGCGTCGGGACTGCTAACCGGCGCGCTCGATCGCGAGCAGTCGTTCCCGGAGGACGATCACCGCAACTTCAACCGCGAAGGCGAGGCCTTCGACGTCGGCGAGACGTTCGCGGGAGTCCCCTACGAGACCGGCCACGACGCCGTCGAAGCGCTCGAGACCCACGTTCCCGAGAGCCTCTCGGTGGCCGAATTCACGCTCCGCTGGATCCTCGACCACGAGGCCGTCTCGACGGTCATCCCGGGCACCACGTCACCGGAGCACGTCCGTGCGAACGCCGCGGTCTCCGATCTCGAGTCGCTGTCCAACCAGGCTCACGGCGCGACACGGGACGTCTACGAGAGGCACGTCGCCGAGCACGTGCACCATCGCTGGTAG
- a CDS encoding right-handed parallel beta-helix repeat-containing protein: MVGAVAAVGAGTAAAESTLTVPDDYETIENAVRAVEPGGTVVVKPGTYAGEQVWIEKPVRIVGDPGSSSDVGPGSDAPVLDGEGRDDAAGFRLVDPGSDGAVVIEGFEVRGYGTSSWGTGVKADGETSSVLVSDCYLHDLTGNGVGALDGGTENMSGWEVRRNRIENVDADGVRFDNVSDSIVESNRIVAGGDSQRGIRLHARVNDPIESVQESVTIASNELVGRFEGGSIRLLSILGDVEADSASTGLRDVTIRGNEIYDCDGGRAVLIAVNPGPGGEAWVRDTTISGNEISGARAAVYAGSGVESGLSNLDVRGNDVRSNAIGVMINAADPANVDRVLIRENDVEGNEYGLAAVGEVDAGTIEARSNNVVGNEEFGALNAANGQLDAGRNYWGAPSGPERPRPGRKSDRDRGNAPDDLPNREKGRTIGDGDPVSENVAVNPWLSSRK; encoded by the coding sequence ATGGTTGGTGCAGTCGCAGCCGTGGGAGCGGGAACCGCCGCCGCGGAATCGACGCTCACGGTTCCCGACGACTACGAGACGATCGAGAACGCGGTCCGTGCCGTCGAACCGGGCGGAACGGTCGTCGTGAAGCCGGGAACGTATGCGGGCGAGCAGGTGTGGATCGAGAAGCCGGTTCGGATCGTGGGCGATCCGGGTTCGAGTAGCGACGTCGGGCCCGGTTCAGATGCGCCCGTACTCGACGGGGAAGGGAGAGACGACGCGGCTGGCTTTCGGCTCGTCGATCCGGGAAGCGACGGGGCCGTCGTCATCGAGGGCTTCGAGGTCCGCGGATACGGAACATCGAGCTGGGGAACCGGCGTGAAGGCGGACGGGGAGACGTCGTCCGTACTCGTCAGCGATTGCTACCTCCACGATCTCACCGGAAACGGCGTCGGCGCGCTCGACGGCGGCACCGAGAATATGTCCGGCTGGGAGGTGCGACGAAACCGGATCGAAAACGTCGACGCTGACGGCGTCCGGTTCGACAACGTCTCCGACTCGATCGTCGAATCGAATCGGATCGTCGCCGGTGGCGACTCCCAACGAGGGATCAGACTCCACGCGAGGGTGAACGATCCGATCGAAAGCGTCCAAGAGTCGGTGACGATCGCGTCGAACGAACTCGTCGGCCGCTTCGAAGGTGGATCGATTCGACTCCTCTCCATACTCGGCGACGTGGAAGCGGACAGCGCGTCGACCGGACTTCGAGACGTCACGATTCGCGGCAACGAGATCTACGACTGCGACGGCGGCCGCGCGGTGCTGATCGCCGTCAACCCTGGGCCGGGGGGTGAAGCGTGGGTTCGAGACACGACGATATCGGGGAACGAAATTTCCGGCGCAAGAGCGGCCGTTTACGCCGGTTCGGGAGTGGAATCCGGATTGTCGAACCTCGACGTTCGAGGGAACGACGTTCGGTCGAACGCGATCGGGGTCATGATCAACGCCGCCGACCCCGCGAACGTAGATCGCGTCCTCATCCGCGAAAACGACGTCGAAGGAAACGAGTACGGACTCGCCGCCGTCGGCGAAGTCGATGCGGGGACGATCGAAGCCCGATCGAACAACGTCGTCGGAAACGAAGAGTTCGGAGCGCTAAACGCAGCGAACGGCCAACTCGACGCCGGGCGGAACTACTGGGGTGCGCCGAGCGGACCGGAGAGACCGCGACCGGGACGGAAATCCGATCGCGATCGCGGAAACGCTCCGGACGACTTGCCGAACCGAGAGAAGGGACGAACGATCGGCGACGGTGATCCGGTGAGCGAAAACGTCGCGGTCAACCCCTGGTTATCGTCGCGGAAGTAA